A genomic segment from Amycolatopsis camponoti encodes:
- a CDS encoding phage tail protein: protein MPPVTRDDPYAAYNFLVIVTNVSDDGVAVSGSFTEASGLDVELPVIEYRTGSEDITVRKLVGLKKAPSALTFKRGVTGHVGFWNWVKEALDGRVRRTAGSIVMLDENRQEVMRWNFDRAWPTKYTGPSFNATKNEIAMETLVLAVESFVIDA, encoded by the coding sequence ATGCCACCTGTGACGCGGGACGACCCGTACGCCGCGTACAACTTCCTGGTCATCGTGACCAACGTCAGCGATGACGGAGTCGCGGTGAGCGGGTCGTTCACCGAGGCCAGCGGGCTCGACGTGGAACTGCCGGTGATCGAGTACCGCACCGGCAGCGAGGACATCACGGTCCGCAAGCTCGTGGGGCTCAAGAAGGCCCCGAGCGCACTGACGTTCAAGCGCGGGGTCACCGGCCACGTCGGTTTCTGGAACTGGGTCAAGGAAGCGCTGGACGGCCGCGTCCGGCGCACGGCCGGTTCGATCGTGATGCTCGACGAGAACCGCCAGGAGGTCATGCGCTGGAACTTCGACCGCGCCTGGCCGACGAAGTACACCGGACCTTCGTTCAACGCGACCAAGAACGAGATCGCCATGGAGACGCTCGTGCTGGCCGTCGAGAGCTTCGTGATCGACGCGTGA
- a CDS encoding phage baseplate assembly protein V, producing the protein MTAMPRAMASDQRFYGVAPAEVVQNDGDDEGRVKVKYYWLDGGSSISPWIRVSQLYAGAGYGSVFVPEVGDEVLVAFFQGDMRQPYVLGGLYNGKKKPPTAHKDGRDQKIIRTKAGHRILFDDQEKEITISTASGATVVLKDSGEITLEAARVTVKSDAVDLGGGSTEPVVLGNALLQAFVQHTHPAPGGATGPATPLPPSVLAKKVKAT; encoded by the coding sequence ATGACGGCGATGCCACGCGCCATGGCGAGCGACCAGCGCTTCTACGGCGTCGCGCCCGCGGAGGTCGTGCAGAACGACGGGGACGACGAGGGCCGGGTCAAGGTCAAGTACTACTGGCTGGACGGCGGCTCGTCGATCAGTCCCTGGATCCGCGTCAGCCAGCTGTACGCGGGCGCCGGCTACGGCTCGGTGTTCGTGCCCGAGGTGGGCGACGAGGTGCTGGTCGCGTTCTTCCAGGGCGACATGCGCCAGCCCTACGTGCTCGGCGGCCTCTACAACGGCAAGAAGAAACCGCCTACCGCGCACAAAGACGGCCGCGACCAGAAGATCATCCGCACCAAGGCCGGGCACCGGATCCTCTTCGACGACCAGGAGAAGGAGATCACCATCAGCACCGCTTCGGGCGCCACGGTGGTGCTGAAGGACAGCGGGGAGATCACCCTCGAAGCTGCGCGGGTGACCGTCAAGTCGGACGCCGTCGACCTCGGCGGGGGTTCGACCGAACCCGTCGTGCTCGGCAACGCGCTCCTGCAGGCCTTCGTCCAGCACACCCACCCGGCGCCGGGCGGCGCCACCGGGCCCGCGACGCCCCTGCCGCCGTCCGTGCTCGCGAAGAAGGTGAAGGCGACGTGA
- a CDS encoding phage tail protein, protein MTTPADRLLALNEPLTKFRFLVTLAPADVYLPPAQALLLPVVAAGAFQEVTGMGAQLEVVTYAEGGRNDSVHRLPLRHSWNPITLKRGVVRDRLLWSWYDTGLHDSLGARRDGAVIMLDEAGLPAKSWIFHGGLAAKWTGPDLHAEQNAVAIESLEIAHEGLTAVL, encoded by the coding sequence GTGACGACCCCGGCCGACCGGCTGCTCGCGCTGAACGAGCCGCTGACCAAGTTCCGCTTCCTGGTGACGCTCGCGCCGGCGGACGTGTACTTGCCGCCGGCGCAGGCACTGCTGCTGCCGGTGGTGGCGGCGGGTGCCTTCCAGGAGGTGACGGGGATGGGGGCGCAGCTGGAGGTGGTGACCTACGCCGAAGGCGGCCGCAACGACTCCGTGCACCGGCTGCCGCTGCGCCACTCGTGGAACCCGATCACCCTCAAGCGAGGCGTGGTCCGCGACCGGCTCCTGTGGTCCTGGTACGACACCGGCCTGCACGACTCGCTCGGCGCCCGCCGCGACGGCGCCGTGATCATGCTCGACGAGGCGGGCCTGCCCGCGAAGTCGTGGATCTTCCACGGCGGGCTGGCCGCCAAGTGGACCGGCCCGGACCTGCACGCCGAGCAGAACGCGGTCGCGATCGAGTCACTGGAAATCGCCCACGAGGGCCTGACGGCCGTCCTCTAG
- a CDS encoding phage tail sheath C-terminal domain-containing protein, with protein sequence MPEYLSPGVYVEEVDAGPRPIAGVSTSTAGMVGVTQRGPTTGKPKLVTNFLEYQTTFGGFLPEPDPAIRDAWANNPAEGGRWWLFPLAVKGFFDNGGQRLYVKRVVSGAAGAATGTLGTGLVSAVTQDAAAGAKTLQLGHLIGFTGADEITVFRGSDNVEIGTTTITAYSSTGRVTLGTPLTAGVKAARGDYVQTAPRDATPSLRFSASSPGSWGKGVQVRIQPSVSAALPALPDPDEGPLVITALTAAADRDAASIQVTAVPGLDPDELPGDVWILVDERRFKVTVAQPADGEVTLTFPEGTTHAPWAPGLTVRRVRRANAGAGPQLRISGSGRLYEGAVTQLDTGDKLTTLNVVSIGPDDVVTFDADTPELVFETARVRLVESTVDTRFTDPGGGSVTETFRNLRLTGDAPGTVAGTLASQSRLVRATTLDGISTDPTEFPTPGTGSWLTLADEGSDAFDGLTVADFVGADGGSGKRTGIVALEDIDEVAICAVPGVWAGTVESALVTHCEQLKDRFAVLDPQDGLDIEGIQAFREPFDTKYAALYYPWLVVNDPSTGQFVEAPPSGHVIGIYARTDTERGVHKAPANAVIRGIRLTDGIAQDVTKRHQDLLNPRGINALRFFPGLGQRVWGARTLSSDTSWKYVNVRRLFLFLEESIDEGTQWVVFEPNDEPLWALMRQTVANFLTTVWRTGALAGTTADEAFFVQCDRSTMTDDDIANGRLICVIGVAPVFPAEFVIFRIQQKTREPQLV encoded by the coding sequence ATGCCCGAGTACCTGAGCCCCGGCGTCTACGTCGAGGAAGTCGACGCGGGGCCGCGGCCGATCGCGGGGGTGAGCACCAGCACGGCGGGCATGGTCGGGGTCACCCAGCGCGGCCCGACCACCGGGAAACCGAAGCTGGTCACGAACTTCCTCGAGTACCAGACCACCTTCGGCGGGTTCCTGCCCGAGCCGGATCCGGCGATCCGCGACGCCTGGGCGAACAACCCCGCCGAGGGCGGCCGCTGGTGGCTGTTCCCGCTGGCGGTCAAGGGCTTCTTCGACAACGGCGGCCAGCGCCTCTACGTCAAGAGGGTCGTCAGCGGCGCCGCCGGGGCCGCGACCGGCACCCTCGGCACCGGCCTGGTCAGCGCCGTCACCCAGGACGCCGCGGCCGGGGCCAAGACCTTGCAGCTCGGCCACCTGATCGGCTTCACCGGCGCCGACGAGATCACCGTCTTCCGCGGCAGCGACAACGTCGAGATCGGCACGACGACGATCACCGCGTACAGCAGCACCGGGCGGGTCACGCTCGGGACCCCGCTGACGGCCGGGGTCAAGGCGGCCCGCGGCGACTACGTGCAGACGGCCCCGCGCGACGCCACGCCGAGCCTGCGGTTCTCCGCCTCGAGCCCGGGGTCCTGGGGCAAGGGGGTGCAGGTGCGGATCCAGCCGTCGGTGTCCGCCGCGCTGCCGGCGCTGCCCGACCCGGACGAGGGCCCGCTGGTCATCACCGCGCTCACCGCCGCCGCCGACCGCGACGCCGCGTCGATCCAGGTCACCGCGGTGCCCGGGCTCGACCCCGACGAGCTGCCCGGCGACGTCTGGATCCTGGTCGACGAGCGGCGGTTCAAGGTCACCGTCGCGCAGCCGGCGGACGGCGAGGTGACGCTCACGTTCCCGGAGGGAACCACGCACGCGCCGTGGGCGCCCGGCCTCACCGTGCGCCGGGTGCGCCGGGCGAACGCCGGCGCCGGCCCGCAGCTGCGGATCAGCGGGTCCGGCCGGCTCTACGAGGGCGCGGTCACCCAGCTCGACACCGGTGACAAGCTGACCACCCTGAACGTCGTGTCGATCGGGCCGGACGACGTCGTCACCTTCGACGCCGACACCCCCGAGCTGGTCTTCGAGACCGCCAGGGTCCGGCTGGTCGAGTCCACTGTGGACACACGGTTCACCGACCCCGGCGGCGGCTCGGTCACCGAGACCTTCCGGAACCTGCGCCTGACCGGCGACGCGCCCGGCACCGTCGCCGGCACCCTGGCGAGCCAGTCGCGGCTGGTGCGGGCCACCACGCTCGACGGCATCAGCACCGATCCCACCGAGTTCCCCACGCCCGGGACCGGCTCGTGGCTGACGCTCGCCGACGAAGGCTCGGACGCGTTCGACGGGCTCACGGTCGCGGACTTCGTCGGCGCGGACGGCGGGAGCGGCAAGCGCACCGGCATCGTCGCCCTCGAAGACATCGACGAGGTCGCGATCTGCGCGGTGCCCGGCGTGTGGGCCGGCACCGTCGAATCGGCGCTCGTCACCCACTGCGAGCAGCTCAAGGACCGCTTCGCCGTCCTCGACCCGCAGGACGGCCTCGACATCGAGGGCATCCAGGCGTTCCGCGAGCCGTTCGACACCAAGTACGCGGCGCTGTACTACCCGTGGCTGGTCGTCAACGACCCCTCGACCGGCCAGTTCGTCGAGGCGCCGCCGTCCGGGCACGTCATCGGCATCTACGCCCGCACCGACACCGAGCGCGGCGTGCACAAGGCACCGGCCAACGCGGTCATCCGCGGCATCCGGCTGACCGACGGCATCGCGCAGGACGTCACCAAGCGGCACCAGGACCTGCTGAACCCCCGGGGGATCAACGCCTTGCGGTTCTTCCCCGGCCTCGGCCAGCGGGTCTGGGGCGCGCGCACGCTGTCGTCGGACACCTCGTGGAAGTACGTCAACGTGCGCCGCCTCTTCCTGTTCCTGGAGGAGTCGATCGACGAAGGCACGCAGTGGGTCGTGTTCGAGCCGAACGACGAGCCGCTGTGGGCGCTGATGCGGCAGACGGTCGCGAACTTCCTCACCACCGTGTGGCGCACGGGCGCGCTCGCCGGCACGACCGCGGACGAGGCGTTCTTCGTCCAGTGCGACCGCTCCACGATGACCGACGACGACATCGCCAACGGACGGCTCATCTGCGTGATCGGGGTGGCGCCCGTGTTCCCGGCGGAGTTCGTGATCTTCCGGATCCAGCAGAAGACCCGCGAGCCCCAGCTCGTCTGA
- a CDS encoding putative baseplate assembly protein — protein sequence MTLPAPKLDDLTWADLMSAATRRIPAESDGTWTLHAPVDPGITLLELFAYLLEQRLYWLDQAPDELVVAILKLLGLAPPRPATAATTVLALTPDADVPAVVPAGTVFARDPAAAIRFTLDDEVTAFPVSGDVTVFTDRDRTADLLARRGVPLLGSDGSAASARFTLPLTGGDPASGWLSLLVELDSPVPPSWSPLAVSGVRPPADLTWSWFRPSGDASGTFEEVQDGTGGLRRSGVVRLRPPAEWSTMDSGLLVSTPAATYASSPRLLRLAVNVSAARHRERRTATDFADQTGGWLKLPGQRLVLPDAAGRLLTACLTLAGEEWKPAVDFAFGASRDRIFLLDRHDGALVFGDGLTGRIPPAADAVVEYTIGGGRDGNGGVTDNWLPVTDPSPVRAANLVQADGGTDPETVAQARDRAAGSLGEVTRAVTAEDFVTLAVTTPGVAVGRAYAAVGAHPGFPCARVPGAVTVHVVPSVPRAVAPEPDPGLLCAVADRLAQARLLTAEVFVRAPAYRDVRLRADLSGAPADRAKVSTVAGDALRRFLDPLVGGDDGTGWPFGEALRPSALLRAAQQALGDLADVTAVAIGIDGGEPAETCDDVPLRAGDLPAVREVRTRVVAAVEPGEGLS from the coding sequence ATGACGCTGCCCGCGCCGAAGCTCGACGACCTGACCTGGGCCGACCTGATGTCGGCCGCCACCCGCCGCATCCCGGCCGAGTCGGACGGCACGTGGACGCTGCACGCGCCCGTCGACCCCGGGATCACGCTGCTGGAGCTGTTCGCGTACCTGCTGGAACAGCGGCTCTACTGGCTGGACCAGGCCCCGGACGAGCTCGTCGTCGCGATCCTGAAGCTACTGGGCCTGGCGCCGCCGCGGCCCGCGACCGCGGCGACGACGGTGCTGGCGCTGACCCCCGACGCCGACGTCCCGGCCGTGGTCCCCGCCGGGACGGTGTTCGCCCGCGATCCCGCCGCGGCCATCCGGTTCACCCTCGACGACGAGGTGACGGCGTTCCCGGTGTCGGGTGACGTGACGGTGTTCACCGACCGCGACCGCACCGCCGACCTGCTCGCCCGCCGCGGGGTTCCGCTGCTGGGCAGCGACGGGTCCGCCGCGTCGGCTCGGTTCACCCTGCCGCTCACCGGCGGGGACCCGGCGTCCGGCTGGCTGTCGTTGCTGGTCGAGCTCGACTCGCCGGTGCCGCCGTCCTGGTCGCCGCTCGCCGTGTCCGGTGTGCGGCCGCCCGCCGACCTGACCTGGTCGTGGTTCCGGCCCAGCGGCGACGCTTCCGGGACGTTCGAGGAGGTCCAGGACGGCACCGGTGGCCTGCGGCGGTCCGGGGTGGTGCGCCTGCGACCGCCGGCTGAGTGGTCCACGATGGACAGTGGGCTGCTGGTGTCGACGCCGGCCGCGACCTACGCGTCCTCGCCGCGGCTGCTGCGGCTGGCGGTCAACGTGTCGGCCGCCCGTCATCGCGAGCGCCGCACGGCGACCGACTTCGCGGACCAGACCGGCGGCTGGCTGAAGCTGCCCGGCCAGCGGCTCGTCCTCCCCGACGCCGCCGGCCGCCTGCTCACCGCCTGCCTGACGCTGGCCGGCGAGGAGTGGAAACCGGCGGTGGACTTCGCCTTCGGCGCTTCCCGCGACCGGATCTTCCTGCTGGACCGCCACGACGGCGCGCTCGTCTTCGGCGACGGGCTCACCGGCCGGATCCCGCCGGCCGCGGATGCGGTCGTCGAGTACACGATCGGTGGCGGGCGGGACGGCAACGGCGGCGTCACGGACAACTGGCTGCCGGTCACGGATCCGTCCCCGGTCCGCGCCGCGAACCTCGTCCAGGCCGACGGCGGAACGGACCCGGAGACGGTGGCGCAGGCGCGGGACCGGGCCGCGGGCTCGCTCGGCGAGGTGACCCGGGCGGTCACCGCCGAGGACTTCGTCACCTTGGCCGTGACGACGCCCGGGGTGGCGGTCGGCCGGGCCTACGCCGCGGTCGGCGCGCACCCGGGCTTCCCCTGCGCGCGGGTGCCCGGCGCGGTGACCGTCCACGTCGTCCCGTCGGTGCCGCGGGCCGTCGCGCCCGAGCCGGATCCGGGGCTGCTGTGCGCGGTCGCGGACCGGCTGGCGCAGGCGCGGCTGCTGACGGCCGAGGTGTTCGTGCGGGCCCCGGCCTACCGGGACGTCCGGCTGCGCGCCGACCTGTCCGGCGCCCCGGCCGACCGGGCCAAAGTGTCCACTGTGGCCGGTGACGCGCTGCGCCGGTTCCTCGACCCCCTGGTGGGCGGGGACGACGGGACGGGCTGGCCGTTCGGGGAAGCGCTGCGGCCGTCGGCGCTGCTGCGGGCCGCGCAGCAGGCTCTCGGCGACCTGGCGGACGTCACCGCCGTCGCGATCGGCATCGACGGCGGCGAACCGGCGGAGACCTGCGACGACGTGCCCCTCCGGGCCGGCGACCTGCCGGCGGTGCGCGAAGTCCGCACGCGCGTGGTCGCCGCCGTCGAACCGGGGGAGGGGTTGTCGTGA
- a CDS encoding phage tail sheath subtilisin-like domain-containing protein, whose product MTSAALPGVSLTFDRAATGDEPLRTDVAVFLGRTRRGPVGRPVRVESWNDVVGVFGPPDGTSATPYALRGFFENQGSAAWVLRVSGPAEPASAPWTDGFRVVAASPGAWANGGRVTVRYRASSVAGPPAVTVRVLVPGEPAETFAGMAPGEVVDRLGASHLVRVVPGGAADPIPPDGPISLSWDLTLTGGTDAPPGRDEYASAVVTQAELPEPALVALPDLGADLGDADHTTLVLDLLGTVAPLLDRLVLLDVPPSVSTVDAVVAWAGALADFGDEALLAAAAVYHPPLRAPSLDGGTGLRTVPASGHVAGLVARLDGERGAAETPANATLLDAVDLDVDYPEAQQVRLFEVNVDLVRCVRGRGLVVWGGRTLSGDPRRRYVAHRRLLHLLVRAIRRAAAPLVFEVNSPELRLSLVRATTSVLLEAFRTGALAGSRPEDAFRVVCDETNNPPEQDPGQVVCEIGVAPAVPMEFIELRLVLGQDRGLEVIEQ is encoded by the coding sequence ATGACCAGCGCGGCGCTTCCCGGCGTATCCCTGACCTTCGATCGAGCGGCCACCGGCGACGAGCCGCTGCGCACGGACGTGGCCGTGTTCCTCGGCCGCACCCGGCGCGGTCCCGTCGGCCGGCCCGTCCGCGTCGAGAGCTGGAACGACGTCGTCGGCGTGTTCGGACCACCGGACGGCACGTCGGCGACGCCGTACGCGCTGCGCGGGTTCTTCGAGAACCAGGGCTCCGCGGCGTGGGTACTGCGGGTGTCCGGGCCCGCCGAGCCCGCGAGCGCGCCGTGGACGGACGGCTTCCGCGTGGTGGCCGCGAGTCCCGGCGCGTGGGCGAACGGCGGCCGCGTCACCGTGCGGTACCGGGCGAGCAGCGTCGCGGGCCCGCCGGCGGTCACCGTCCGGGTGCTCGTGCCCGGCGAGCCGGCGGAGACCTTCGCCGGCATGGCACCCGGCGAGGTCGTCGACCGCCTCGGCGCGTCGCACCTCGTCCGGGTGGTGCCGGGCGGAGCGGCGGACCCGATCCCCCCGGACGGGCCGATCTCGCTGTCCTGGGACCTGACGCTCACCGGCGGCACGGACGCCCCGCCGGGGCGCGACGAGTACGCGTCCGCGGTGGTGACGCAGGCCGAGCTGCCGGAGCCGGCGCTGGTGGCCCTGCCCGACCTCGGGGCCGACCTGGGCGACGCCGACCACACGACCCTGGTGCTGGACCTGCTGGGGACCGTGGCGCCGCTGCTGGACCGGCTGGTGCTGCTGGACGTGCCCCCGTCGGTGTCCACAGTGGACGCTGTGGTGGCCTGGGCCGGCGCGCTGGCGGACTTCGGCGACGAGGCGCTGCTCGCCGCGGCGGCGGTGTACCACCCGCCGCTGCGGGCGCCGTCGCTCGACGGCGGGACCGGCCTGCGGACCGTGCCGGCGTCCGGGCACGTCGCCGGGCTGGTCGCCCGGCTCGACGGCGAGCGGGGTGCCGCCGAAACCCCGGCGAACGCCACGCTGCTGGACGCCGTCGACCTCGACGTCGACTACCCGGAGGCGCAACAGGTCCGGCTCTTCGAGGTGAACGTCGACCTGGTGCGGTGCGTGCGCGGCCGGGGACTCGTGGTGTGGGGCGGGCGGACGCTGTCCGGCGACCCGCGGCGGCGGTACGTCGCCCACCGCCGGCTGCTGCACCTGCTGGTGCGGGCCATCCGGCGGGCCGCCGCGCCGCTGGTGTTCGAGGTGAACTCGCCGGAGCTGCGGCTTTCGCTGGTCCGCGCGACCACCTCGGTGCTGCTGGAGGCGTTCCGCACCGGTGCGCTCGCCGGCAGCCGGCCGGAGGACGCGTTCCGCGTGGTCTGCGACGAGACGAACAACCCGCCGGAGCAGGACCCCGGCCAGGTCGTGTGCGAGATCGGCGTCGCGCCGGCCGTGCCCATGGAGTTCATCGAGCTGCGGCTCGTGCTCGGCCAGGACCGCGGCCTGGAGGTGATCGAGCAGTGA
- a CDS encoding CIS tube protein, translating to MSVTPFSLVSQGADAHLEIEQPANPQNVPQRIPLKFNPTEYKLSKSNTFAEITIPGLETPPIQYVRGGSESLSVQALVDTSDTLDDVRKSYVDNIRKLMRPQETLHAPPIVKFVWDKTVFRGVLEKLDVNYVLFAKNGVPLRAQLDLTLKEYRPAKEQANDPPRSSPTVEKSYVVRRGDTWDRISVAVYRRPDAWRELARANGISDPRDLRPGLVLTVPRLP from the coding sequence ATGAGCGTCACCCCGTTCTCGCTGGTGAGCCAGGGCGCCGACGCGCACCTGGAGATCGAGCAGCCGGCGAACCCGCAGAACGTGCCGCAGCGGATCCCGCTGAAGTTCAACCCGACCGAGTACAAGCTGAGCAAGAGCAACACCTTCGCCGAGATCACCATCCCCGGCCTCGAAACGCCGCCGATCCAGTACGTCCGGGGCGGCAGCGAGTCGCTGTCGGTGCAGGCGCTGGTGGACACCTCCGACACGCTCGACGACGTCCGGAAGTCCTATGTGGACAACATCCGCAAGCTGATGCGGCCCCAGGAGACCCTGCACGCGCCGCCGATCGTCAAGTTCGTCTGGGACAAGACGGTGTTCCGGGGTGTGCTGGAGAAGCTGGACGTGAACTACGTGCTGTTCGCCAAGAACGGCGTGCCGCTGCGGGCCCAGCTCGATCTCACGCTCAAGGAGTACCGGCCGGCGAAGGAGCAGGCCAACGACCCGCCGCGATCGTCGCCGACGGTGGAGAAGAGCTACGTGGTGCGCCGCGGCGACACGTGGGACCGCATCTCGGTCGCGGTGTACCGGCGCCCGGACGCGTGGCGGGAACTGGCGCGTGCCAACGGGATCAGCGATCCCCGTGACCTGCGGCCGGGGCTGGTGCTGACCGTGCCCCGGCTGCCGTGA
- a CDS encoding GPW/gp25 family protein: MTEPFLGTGWRFPILPDEAGRLAYAVGETSIEHCLRALLLTATGERVMRPDLGTKASESVFAPGSVQNLRDLERSIADAVRDFEPRVELSDVLAETDPADESRVTVSIEYRVRRTNTKTNLVFPFYLGLTGLTGLTP; this comes from the coding sequence GTGACCGAACCCTTCCTCGGCACCGGCTGGCGGTTCCCGATCCTGCCCGACGAGGCCGGCCGGCTCGCCTACGCCGTCGGCGAGACGAGCATCGAACACTGCCTGCGCGCGCTGCTGCTCACCGCGACCGGCGAACGCGTGATGCGACCGGACCTCGGCACCAAGGCCAGCGAGTCGGTGTTCGCACCCGGTAGCGTGCAGAACCTGCGCGACCTGGAACGGTCGATCGCCGACGCGGTCCGCGACTTCGAACCGAGGGTGGAGCTCTCCGACGTCCTCGCCGAGACCGACCCGGCCGACGAGTCCCGCGTGACGGTGTCGATCGAATACCGGGTCCGGCGCACCAACACCAAGACCAACCTGGTGTTCCCGTTCTACCTCGGACTGACGGGACTGACGGGGTTGACGCCATGA
- a CDS encoding putative phage tail protein, producing the protein MPKNLIIHNLEVRFQVEGDDGALFARLFNKHIQAWARLYEEECARAERSDNDRKLGGGGR; encoded by the coding sequence GTGCCCAAGAACCTGATCATCCACAACCTCGAGGTGCGCTTCCAGGTGGAAGGCGACGACGGGGCGTTGTTCGCGCGCCTGTTCAACAAGCACATCCAGGCGTGGGCGCGGCTGTACGAAGAAGAGTGCGCCCGGGCCGAGCGCAGCGACAACGACCGCAAGCTCGGGGGAGGCGGCCGATGA
- a CDS encoding phage late control D family protein produces MTAPAGTPPEIADPDRYAPEFEVVVDGLVADPTTKNDILDIKVHRDLDEMSGFDLELNNWDDVTWTFKHSDSEKLQIGTRVSVRLGYADKLLTVGTGTISSLAPKFPDGASPTVSLTCVDGMLALKDRKPTKEEDKNFVGKTDWEIAEQIARRNKLAFETTHEGPRHDLVVQKNQSDAQFLMERAKRIDFDCYILPDPATGVQKLYFVKPTDGRDSRPIRLFRLAYSPGLATGPAGQPAGLVPNLIDFTPTMTVSNQVSKLTVHGWDPVKAEPIEYVATAKDLPGGQTSADGQSGPEAAESGAGGRQEVVVDAPVLSQEEAKELAIALLRERAYEFITATGRVAGLPELRPGDNLEIFGLGRRFSGTYFVKRVEHALNSSGFFTTFTGRKIFQGDKK; encoded by the coding sequence ATGACCGCGCCCGCGGGCACCCCGCCCGAGATCGCCGACCCGGACCGCTACGCCCCGGAGTTCGAGGTGGTCGTCGACGGGCTGGTGGCCGACCCGACGACCAAGAACGACATCCTCGACATCAAGGTGCACCGCGACCTCGACGAGATGTCCGGCTTCGACCTGGAGCTGAACAACTGGGACGACGTCACGTGGACGTTCAAGCACAGCGACTCGGAGAAGCTGCAGATCGGCACCCGCGTCTCCGTCCGGCTCGGCTACGCGGACAAGCTGCTGACCGTCGGCACCGGGACGATCAGCTCGCTCGCGCCGAAGTTCCCGGACGGCGCGTCGCCGACCGTGTCGCTCACCTGCGTGGACGGGATGCTCGCGCTCAAGGACCGCAAGCCCACCAAGGAAGAGGACAAGAACTTCGTCGGCAAGACCGACTGGGAGATCGCCGAGCAGATCGCGCGCCGCAACAAGCTGGCCTTCGAGACGACCCACGAGGGCCCGCGGCACGACCTGGTGGTGCAGAAGAACCAGTCCGACGCGCAGTTCCTGATGGAACGGGCGAAGCGGATCGACTTCGACTGCTACATCCTGCCGGACCCGGCGACGGGCGTGCAGAAGCTCTACTTCGTCAAGCCCACCGACGGCCGCGACAGCCGCCCGATCCGGCTGTTCCGCCTCGCCTACAGCCCCGGCCTGGCGACCGGGCCCGCCGGGCAGCCGGCCGGGCTGGTGCCCAACCTCATCGACTTCACGCCGACCATGACCGTCTCCAACCAGGTCAGCAAGCTCACCGTGCACGGCTGGGACCCGGTCAAGGCCGAGCCGATCGAGTACGTCGCGACCGCGAAGGACCTGCCCGGCGGGCAGACCTCGGCCGACGGGCAGAGCGGGCCGGAGGCGGCCGAGAGCGGGGCGGGCGGCCGGCAGGAGGTGGTCGTCGACGCACCGGTCCTCAGCCAGGAGGAGGCCAAGGAGCTGGCGATCGCGCTGCTGCGGGAGCGGGCCTACGAGTTCATCACCGCGACCGGCCGGGTGGCCGGGCTGCCGGAGCTGCGGCCGGGGGACAACCTGGAGATCTTCGGCCTCGGCAGGCGGTTCTCCGGCACCTACTTCGTCAAGCGGGTCGAGCACGCCCTCAACTCGAGCGGCTTCTTCACCACGTTCACCGGCCGGAAGATCTTCCAGGGGGACAAGAAATGA